The sequence TGACACAGCCCAGACAAATGACGGCGTTGACTTCGGCTTTCTGTGCAAACCACTGCGCCGCTAAGGGCAATTCATAACTGCCCGGTACGGGGTGCGAAACGATATTATCACGACTTGCTCCTGCGGCTAAAAGCGTGGCTATCGTGCCGCTTTCTAAGGCGTGTGTTACCTCGGCGTTCCATTCGGATACCAAAATGACAAAGCGCATCTTTTCTATGCCGACAAAAGTATGAAGGGCATGCGCACTTAGGTTTTGTTTCTCAAAACTTGCAGCAGAAGAGGGGTTCGAATCTGTATTCATATTCATTATTCACAGGGCAAAACTTAGGAGAAGGGAAAAGGCTTTTGCAGAAGTGCCTTTTTTTGAAAGGGCAAAAATACGTTTTTTTTCCTAAAACCCTAAACCAGACAAGCCCACAGGCGGCAGCCCTGCCCTGTCTTTTTTGCTTTCCAATGTTACGGAATGGTAAAATTTGACTTCTACATTTGGAGATAGCCAAATTTATCAATTTCTTTGCCCTTACTTTGTAAAAAAAGGCGATTCTCACGTTTTTTCTAAAAAAAGGTTGCATTTCTTAGGGCAAAAATTTGAAAGTTCGAAAAAAATACTTCAAATTTGGGCTTGCGTTTCAAAGATAAAGTATCGTTTTGCTTGTTCGCTCTTTCCTTTTGCCGCTAAGGGCGAAAAAATAGGGGCAAGGCATAAAATAAACGTCTTCAACCGACTACATAGAGAAGTGTCCGAGTGGCTGAAGGAACTCGCCTGGAAAGCGGGTATACCTCTCAAGGGTATCGCGGGTTCGAATCCCGCCTTCTCTGCTAAAAGTGTTGCGTTTTCCCCAAAGGCGTACTGCTTTTTTTTATGATTTTCAAACCTAATCCTCTGCATTTCTTTTTGGCAACAACTCTATAAAACTAATGACTTTCTGACTCATGAAAAAAATCCTTGCAAACTTAACCCTCGCCTTTGCACTTGTAATGGCTCTTTCGCTACCTTTCAGCGGACAAGTTTTGGCTCAAAACCCAGACTCCATCGAAAACGCCGCTAACCCTGATAGCGCAGCCATGACAACCGAAACGGCAACCCCCGAAGAAACCACACAAACTGCCGAGGCTACTACTGCCACAGAAGAAGAAGCTCCTGCCGAAGCAACAGGCACGCAGTTTATCAAGCAGAAATTTATTGAAGGTGGTTGGGACTTTATGTCGGCTATCCTGATTTGTTTGATTTTAGGTATGGCTATCGCCATCGAGCGCATCATTGTTTTGAACCTTTCTTCTACCAATACCGAGCGTCTTTTAGAAAAAGTGCGCGACGCACTGCAAGAAGGTGGTATCGAGCGTGCGCAGCAAGTAGCAGCTTCTACACGCGGACCGATTGCCGAAATCTTCACACAAGGCTTGCTTTCTGCCGACAAAGGCGTGGATATGGTAGAAAAAACCGTTATGGCGACAGGTTCTGTTCAGATGAGCAAATTAGAAAAAGGCTTAGTATGGCTTTCTCTTTTCATCTCACTTGCGCCTATGCTTGGCTTCATGGGTACGGTATTGGGTATGATTGATGCCTTCGATAAAATTGAAGCAGCAGGCGATATTTCTCCAAGCCTTGTAGCAGGTGGTATCAAAGTCGCTCTTATCACGACGGTAGGCGGTCTTATCGTTGCCGTAATTTTGCAAGTTCTTTACAACTATTGTGTGGCCAAAATCGATTCTTTGGTTATAGATTTAGAAGATGCTTCTATCTCTTTGGTGGATTTGATTATCAAGTACAAGAAGTAAGCCTTTAAAATTTCGCCCGTAGAGGGGGCAGCCGCTCCCTCTTGCGCTCATTTTACTTTCTTTCTCAATCGCCCTCAATTTGTAACGATATGAAAAATCTTTCTCTTAGTAATATCATCTATGGCGTAGTGGCTGTTATGATATTCATTTTTGTAATCAAAGGCTTTGTCGAGTATATGCCTGCTATTGATGCAGCCCGTACTGAAGCCGCTCAAAATAAAGGATACGAAAATCCCACAGACGAGCAAAAGAGCAAAGTCAAGCTCTCAAGCAAGGTGGATAATCAGGTAAAAGGTGCAGTCGCTGGTGATGCGATGGTTACTTTGAGCATGATTCTACTCTTTGCCGCTATTGCAGGTGCAGTGGCTTTGCCCGTCTTTACTGCCGTAAAAGAAGGACAGCTTAAAGGCTTGGTCTATATGGCAGCCGCTGGTGGCATACTCTTGGTCTTATTCGGTATCGGCTATCTGATGGCAAGCAACGAACCCTACGAAAAGTATGGCGTTGATGCTTCTGGCTCACAGATGATAGGCGGTTTATTAGGTATGGTCTATATTTTAGCTATTGTTGCCATTTTGGGTATCGTGGCTAATATTTTTGCAAAAAGATTTAACTAATTTCAACTATGGCAAAGAAGAAAAAGAAAGCACCCGAAGTCAATTCCAGCTCTATGGCGGATATTGCCTTTCTGTTGCTCATATTCTTTCTCGTTACGACGCGCATCGACACAGAACGCGGTCTTTCTGTGCAGCTCCCGCCCAAGCCGAAAGAAGAAACCAAACCTACTGACGTAAATCAGCGAAATGTCTACAAAATCCTCATCAATTCGCAAGACGACCTTCTAATAGAAGATAGCCCGGGTGATGTAAAACAGATTAAAAAAGATGTCATCAAGCACCTTAAAAATAATGGTGCAGACCCTAATTTCGCAGACACCCCACAAGTAGCCGTCGTTTCCATTCGCGCTGATAGAGGCACCAGTTATGACTTTTATTTGCAGATAGCCGACCAAGTGCGTGCCGCCTACAATGAAGTTCGCGCTGACTACCTAAGCCAACAGCTTGGCAGGCGCGTAACGGTAGAAGAATTTATAGAAATTTCGAAGCAGGATAAGAAAAAGCACGTAGAGTGGTACACTATGGCAAAGGACGCTTATCCGATGAACGTTTCTGATGCCGAACCCACAGGAGGCGAAGCGGCGCAATAAGCGCAGTCCCTTATCTTTTCCAATCTTAACCCCGCAAGGTGATGCAAATCAAGAAAAAAAAGAAAGAAGAACCCGTCATTCCTACCTCCGCGCTCCCCGACATTATCTTTATGCTTCTCTTCTTCTTTATGGCAGCAACGGTATTGCGTGAGCGTGATATTTTGGTAGAAACGGCAGCACCCAAAGCCTCTCAAATACAGAAGTTGGAAAAGCGGCGTTTGGTGAGTTTTATCTATGTAGGAAAGCCGCGCGACGTAGGCAAATTCGGCTCCGAGCCGCGTATTCAGCTCAACGACGTATTGGCTACTCCCGAAAATATCCCACAGTTTGTCTTTTCAGAAAAGAGCAAACTACCCGAAGTGGATAGAGAAAAATTAGTCGTTTCGCTCAAAATAGATAGAAATGTCAAGATGGGTATCGTAACTGACGTGCGCGAAAAACTAAGAGAATCTAACGCACTCAAAATCAATTACGCTTCCGTAACAAGCAGCGACGAAGAATAAAATAACCTACGCTTTTCGTTTTAAAAGGGCGTTGTAACAACGATAAAAGCCTTAAATACACCCCACCCCAAACCCCGCCCCCATAGGGCGGGGCTTTGATTCGGAATCATTTTTTTTGCATAAATGCAAAAAAAATGATTTGGTTTTCGAACCCTCCCCTATGGGGGGAGGGCAGGGTGGGGGTTCAGGAGGCTTGCACGAAGCACAAAACCCTATTTTTTGACCTTCTGACCATTGTAACAACGCCATTAAAAGCCAAAAACCTAAGAAAATAGCATTTTCTTAGGTTTTTTTGTGCGGACAACGCCTTATCTCTACGTAAGCGAATGATGTTAAAATTTCACAGGGCTGCCTTTCAGACCCTTACTACATCTTACTTTGCACAATTTCCAATACTTCGGCTTCCATCTTTTCGGCGGTGTCGGCTAAGGCTTTTGCCTCTGCAAAAATTTCGGCTACATATTCCTTGTCGCTTTCTGAAGCCGCATTGATTTGGACATTTAGATACGCCCCCCTAACGGCAGCCCGCAATGCCAACGCGCCCACGCCTGCGTCAGAAACCGAATTAGGATTGCCCGAAGCCGCCATCGCCTTGATGAGCGGAAAGGCAGATACGGCAGTTCGGATAATTTCCAAAGGCACTTCTATTGCATTGCGATTTGCCTTTGCGATAGCCTGACTACGCACGATTTTTTCCTGCTCCGAATCTTTTGGCAGTTTAAACGCCTCCATAATGGCATTGAAGGCGGCGGTATCTTCATCTACCAAATAAAGTAGGCGATTTTTGATTTTTTCGCCTTCTTCGGCATAGTTAGAAAATTCTTCCCAATGTGCGTCCCAACCGCGCTTATGAGAAGAAAGGTTTGCCACCATTGTACCCAAAGCCGCCCCCAAAGCACCCATATAAGCCGATACCGAACCGCCCCCCGGCGCAGGCGACTCCGAAGCCGTTTCGTGTGCAAAATCTGCCAGCGAAAGCCCTACCAAAGGACGCGCATTTTTTTCTGCAATGCGATACTCGATGATTTTTTCTTCGGCAATAAAAGGTTTTAAATCATCAAGTCCCATAGATTTGATGGCAATTTTGATAAGTTCGGCTTCTGAAACGCCGACCGAACGCTGCTGCTTGCGAAGGAAATATTTGCCTGCTTCGAGCATCATACGCAAAGGCAGAAGTCCTACAATTTCCGTCCCCGTAACGCGCAAACCGCGCTGATAGGCACTTTCGGCGATGGCTTCGAAGGCAAGGTGCAAGGGAGTAGCGTTGATGTCGGTAATGTTCATCGAAACCTGTGCAATGCCATATTCAGCAATGTACCAACCGATAGCCTTTGTGCCTTTGCAAGCACCTGCTTGGCGAATTGGCTCACCTTTTTCATCAACAAGCGGCTTGCCTTCGCTATCCATTACTACCCTGCCTGCCTCGCGCACATCAAAGGCAACGGCGTTGGCGCGTCGTGTAGAAGTGGTATTGAGGTTGAAATTGACAGCAATGAGGAAATCACGTGCGCCGATAGCGGTTGCACCTGTGCGAGGGCGAAATTCGGCTGCACCGTAGTCGGGCTTGTGTTCGGGCTTTTTGAGTTTTTCGGGTAAGGCTTCATATTCGCCTGCCCGCACATACGCCAAATTTTTGCGTTCAGGTTTGGTAGCGGCACTTTCATAGCAATAAACGGCATAGTCTAATTCGCGCCCTACGCGCTCGGCTAATTGGTGGGCTAACTTTGCCGTTTCTTCCATGCTAATATTGGCTATCGGAACAAGCGGACAAACGTCGGTAGCCCCAAAGCGCGGATGCTCGCCCTTGTGCTTGCGCATATCAATTAGCTCTTGTGCCTTTTTGATGGCGCGAAAGGCGGCTTCCAAGACGGGCGCAGGCTCACCTACAAAGGTTACGACGGTGCGATTGGTAGCGTATCCGGGGTCTACGTCTAAAAGTTGTACGCCTTCCACGCTTTCTATTTGGTCGGTGATTTCTTTGATAATTTTCAAATCTCTACCTTCCGAAAAATTAGGCACACATTCTATCAACTGTTTCATAAAAAAAGAGAAATAGGGTTGGGAAAAGAAGTCGGACAAAATTACGGCTTTTTTCCAAACCCCTTGATAGCGTATTTTCTCTTTTCTAATCCCTAACCAAGCCTGCGTGATAAACTTGCAAAAATCTCATCTCGCTTTTGTTTTTTGATAGCAGCATCGATAATATCTTCGACAATAACATCTACTACCTGCGCCTTGAAACCCAAAGCATTAGCAAAACGGCGACATTTATAGACTTCGTCTTCATCTATCTCACCATCAATAAGCATCATATACACAAGGTCTATGAGTTGGTCGAGTCGTTCTCTATCGCTCGAAGGTGGATAAAATTCTACCCCCTCTGGATATTTTAAAACGCTGACATAATCCTCGCGTGTTATGCCAAGTCGCTCTCCGACGTGCAATAAGAAATCCTGCTCGTCTTCGTTAATATCGCCATCGGCAGCAGCTATAATGAGAAGATTTTTAATGTGACTTTTTTGCTTTTTCCGTTTTTCGCTATTCATAAAGCTATCAAGAAAACCCATAGGATAAAATTTTTGAGTTGGTAAATTAAAGACTAATAAAAAAACTTACGGCACGAATATACGAGTTTAGCATTTGATATAAAATAGTAAAGCTATTTTAAAGCTATTGTATGAAATTACTTGCAATACAAATAAGGGACATGAACAGAGTTGAAGATATAAAGTATTGACTGTCAAGCACTTTTATATTTCCCATGCAATTTTTTGCAATAAAAAAAATGTAGGCGAATACGTGGAGAATTTCCTAAGCTGCATTTGAAAAAAAACGTAACTTTGCAGGCGAATAGACTTGTTTATCTCTTTACCCTTAACCCTTTGCAGATGGCGACGAATCGCACCTTTACCATGATTAAGCCCGACGCTTTTAGCGCAGGCAATGCAGGCAATATTTTGGCTATGATAGAAAAAGCGGGCTTCCGCTTGGTAGCGGCAAAAATCACTCACCTTAGCCCTGCACGTGCAGGCGAATTTTACGCTGTCCATAAAGAGCGTCCTTTCTACCAAGACCTCTGTGCTTATATGTCTTCGGGTGCTATCGTGGCTGCCATTTTAGAAAAAGAAAATGCGGTAGAAGATTTCCGCAAACTTATCGGCGCAACCGACCCTAAAAAAGCCGACGCAGGCACTGTACGCGCCCTTTATGGCACTTCCATCGAAGCCAATGCCGTTCATGGCTCTGATTCTGATGAAAATGCCGCCATCGAGGGTAGCTTTTTCTTCTCTAACTTAGAACAATTCTAAACTTAAACGGTTTATTTTTCAAACCCTAAGCGCGAAAAGAGGCTTGGGGTTTGAATTATTTTTATTTTTTCAAAATCCTATGCCTGCTTCTCCGCAAAATAGAATCCTGACTGCCGCCCAAACGCTGCAAAAGATACGCCGTTTGGCTTATGAAATTTATGAGCAAAATTTTGGTGTAGATACCCTTATTTTGGCAGGTATCCAAGAAAATGGCTATGTGTTGGCACAAAGGCTCAAGGCGGAACTCTTAGCGATTGCGCCCATAGAAGTAGAACTGGTATCGGTAGAATTAGACAAATTGTATCCCACACAAAGCAAGGTAGGCATTTCTGTTCCTTTGCCGACCTTAGAACAACAGGTGATTATTTTGGTAGATGACGTTCTGAATACGGGCAGGACTTTGGCTTATAGCCTGCGCCCTTTTTTAGAAGTGCCGATTAAAAGGCTGCAAACGGCGGTTTTGGTAGATAGAAACCACGCCGATTTTCCGATTGCGGCAGACTTTGTAGGGTATCGCCTCTCGACTACACTTTTGGAACACGTAGAGGTAATTTTGAAAGAAAATCAGGAAATAGGCGTTTATTTGTATTAGATTGCTGTTTTTTAGGTAGAAAAAGCATTTTTATAGCATCGATTTGTAGGAATTTGTAGGAGCAGGGCATTGCCTTTTCAGTAGATAGGGGAGGCAAAAAAAGACAAGCCCTTTCAGAACTTGTCTATAATTTGTTTGTAATTTGTTTGTAATTTGTTTGTGATTTCTTTACAATTTTTAGTTATTAACCACTGCGGCTAACTTTTCCTTGTTTTGCTTCAAGAGTTCTCTCTCTTGGGCGGTAAAAGTTTTTTCGTTATCAGCTTTGGCACGCGCTTGGGTTTCTTCAAGCCCCTTCGCATAATTTTCTTGCTGTGCTTGGGCAGATTTGATGACTTCTTCTATCTGCTTGCGCGATTCAGGGTCTAAATCAGGGTTATTGAGTTGTTCTTTGTAGCTCTCTATGGAGGCTTGTATTTGGTCTGTTACCTGCCCCGATAAATCTGCATTTTCCATTTGCAGATATGCCAATCCGCTGGTAATCTTCATGTGAGTGGCTAAAAAGTCGTTGAAGTCTTTAAAACCCTTATCCGTAATTTTCTGACGAATTTCGACATTTGCCATGAGTGCGCTTTTGTCGCCCCAATTTTGCCCTGCAAAATCCTGCATAACCGCTATGTAGTTATCCAATATTTCCTGATTCAAAGTTACGGGGTAGGCATTTTCGCCTTCCTGTGCATTTTCTACCGTTATGCCTTCTTCGGCTAAGGCTTCCTGTACGGCTTCTTGGGCTTTGTTTTGAGCGGCTTCTTTGATTTTATCACAACTGCTCAATCCGAAAAAAAGTACGGTCGTTGCCACACATAGGGGCAGCATAAAAGAATAGCGTTTCATAAAAATAGCGTTTAAAAGAGATGACGAAAAAAGAATTTGAAGCCGCAAGATACGAATAAAAAATTTATTCCGAAAAAAGTCCTATTTCTACGCAAGTCCAAATTGAAACCCTAAGCCCTTTATCGAGGCTTAGGGTTTGTTGTGTTTGGTTAGA comes from Hugenholtzia roseola DSM 9546 and encodes:
- the ribH gene encoding 6,7-dimethyl-8-ribityllumazine synthase, with amino-acid sequence MNTDSNPSSAASFEKQNLSAHALHTFVGIEKMRFVILVSEWNAEVTHALESGTIATLLAAGASRDNIVSHPVPGSYELPLAAQWFAQKAEVNAVICLGCVIQGETRHFDFISQAVADGIMKVSLENNKPVVFGVLTPNTPQQALDRAGGKHGNKGDEAAHAAIKMLALQQLL
- a CDS encoding TerB family tellurite resistance protein → MGFLDSFMNSEKRKKQKSHIKNLLIIAAADGDINEDEQDFLLHVGERLGITREDYVSVLKYPEGVEFYPPSSDRERLDQLIDLVYMMLIDGEIDEDEVYKCRRFANALGFKAQVVDVIVEDIIDAAIKKQKRDEIFASLSRRLG
- a CDS encoding ExbD/TolR family protein; translated protein: MQIKKKKKEEPVIPTSALPDIIFMLLFFFMAATVLRERDILVETAAPKASQIQKLEKRRLVSFIYVGKPRDVGKFGSEPRIQLNDVLATPENIPQFVFSEKSKLPEVDREKLVVSLKIDRNVKMGIVTDVREKLRESNALKINYASVTSSDEE
- a CDS encoding phosphoribosyltransferase family protein, whose protein sequence is MPASPQNRILTAAQTLQKIRRLAYEIYEQNFGVDTLILAGIQENGYVLAQRLKAELLAIAPIEVELVSVELDKLYPTQSKVGISVPLPTLEQQVIILVDDVLNTGRTLAYSLRPFLEVPIKRLQTAVLVDRNHADFPIAADFVGYRLSTTLLEHVEVILKENQEIGVYLY
- the ftcD gene encoding glutamate formimidoyltransferase; translation: MKQLIECVPNFSEGRDLKIIKEITDQIESVEGVQLLDVDPGYATNRTVVTFVGEPAPVLEAAFRAIKKAQELIDMRKHKGEHPRFGATDVCPLVPIANISMEETAKLAHQLAERVGRELDYAVYCYESAATKPERKNLAYVRAGEYEALPEKLKKPEHKPDYGAAEFRPRTGATAIGARDFLIAVNFNLNTTSTRRANAVAFDVREAGRVVMDSEGKPLVDEKGEPIRQAGACKGTKAIGWYIAEYGIAQVSMNITDINATPLHLAFEAIAESAYQRGLRVTGTEIVGLLPLRMMLEAGKYFLRKQQRSVGVSEAELIKIAIKSMGLDDLKPFIAEEKIIEYRIAEKNARPLVGLSLADFAHETASESPAPGGGSVSAYMGALGAALGTMVANLSSHKRGWDAHWEEFSNYAEEGEKIKNRLLYLVDEDTAAFNAIMEAFKLPKDSEQEKIVRSQAIAKANRNAIEVPLEIIRTAVSAFPLIKAMAASGNPNSVSDAGVGALALRAAVRGAYLNVQINAASESDKEYVAEIFAEAKALADTAEKMEAEVLEIVQSKM
- a CDS encoding ExbD/TolR family protein, with protein sequence MAKKKKKAPEVNSSSMADIAFLLLIFFLVTTRIDTERGLSVQLPPKPKEETKPTDVNQRNVYKILINSQDDLLIEDSPGDVKQIKKDVIKHLKNNGADPNFADTPQVAVVSIRADRGTSYDFYLQIADQVRAAYNEVRADYLSQQLGRRVTVEEFIEISKQDKKKHVEWYTMAKDAYPMNVSDAEPTGGEAAQ
- a CDS encoding nucleoside-diphosphate kinase, with the protein product MATNRTFTMIKPDAFSAGNAGNILAMIEKAGFRLVAAKITHLSPARAGEFYAVHKERPFYQDLCAYMSSGAIVAAILEKENAVEDFRKLIGATDPKKADAGTVRALYGTSIEANAVHGSDSDENAAIEGSFFFSNLEQF
- a CDS encoding MotA/TolQ/ExbB proton channel family protein, translating into MKKILANLTLAFALVMALSLPFSGQVLAQNPDSIENAANPDSAAMTTETATPEETTQTAEATTATEEEAPAEATGTQFIKQKFIEGGWDFMSAILICLILGMAIAIERIIVLNLSSTNTERLLEKVRDALQEGGIERAQQVAASTRGPIAEIFTQGLLSADKGVDMVEKTVMATGSVQMSKLEKGLVWLSLFISLAPMLGFMGTVLGMIDAFDKIEAAGDISPSLVAGGIKVALITTVGGLIVAVILQVLYNYCVAKIDSLVIDLEDASISLVDLIIKYKK